A region from the Thiohalophilus sp. genome encodes:
- the fabG gene encoding 3-oxoacyl-ACP reductase FabG produces MKRALVTGGSGDIGGAIARSLAASGCFVYVHANSNYEQAERTAEDIHHNGGHACPVQFDVTNRDETNARLEELLEAGPIQVLVNNSGIHDDAVMAGMQGRQWDNVIDVNLTGFFNVTQPLLLPMIKTRWGRIIIISSVAGVMGNRGQANYAAAKAGLIGASKSMAQEMGSRGITVNVVAPGIIEGAMTKEIFDKDTIKRLVPMSRSGKPEEVASVVAFLASEAAGYVSGQVIGVNGAMI; encoded by the coding sequence ATGAAACGCGCTTTGGTCACTGGTGGTAGCGGAGATATTGGTGGGGCGATTGCCCGATCCCTTGCTGCTTCTGGCTGTTTTGTCTATGTACATGCAAATTCCAATTATGAGCAGGCCGAGCGCACGGCGGAGGACATCCATCACAATGGCGGTCATGCCTGTCCCGTTCAGTTTGATGTTACTAACAGAGATGAGACAAACGCCAGACTTGAAGAGCTTCTCGAGGCCGGCCCCATTCAGGTACTGGTTAACAATTCCGGTATTCATGATGATGCGGTAATGGCTGGAATGCAGGGTAGACAGTGGGATAATGTTATTGATGTAAATCTCACCGGCTTTTTTAATGTCACTCAACCCCTTCTTTTACCCATGATAAAAACCCGTTGGGGGCGAATTATCATTATTTCATCGGTTGCCGGAGTTATGGGAAACCGTGGTCAAGCCAACTATGCTGCCGCCAAGGCGGGGTTGATTGGTGCTTCCAAGTCGATGGCCCAGGAAATGGGATCGCGTGGTATTACTGTCAATGTTGTCGCACCGGGTATCATCGAAGGCGCTATGACAAAGGAAATATTTGATAAGGACACGATAAAGCGCCTGGTGCCGATGTCGCGATCGGGTAAGCCGGAGGAAGTTGCCAGCGTAGTTGCATTTTTGGCCTCTGAGGCTGCCGGCTATGTTTCCGGACAGGTTATCGGTGTGAACGGCGCTATGATATAA
- a CDS encoding nucleoside triphosphate pyrophosphatase yields MSNKLVLASTSPFRKAILEKFGVPFDTASPKVDETARADESAEQLVRRLAEAKARAVAGQFPDALIIGSDQVAVIDNKILGKPGDHARAVEQLRAASGKTVTFLTGLCLYNSTTDHAECDVVPFKVHFRKLDDSQIENYLDKEQPYNCAGSFKSEGLGIALFEKLEGDDPNTLIGLPLIRLIRMLEKENWKII; encoded by the coding sequence ATGAGTAATAAGCTGGTCCTCGCTTCCACTTCGCCGTTTCGCAAGGCCATCCTGGAAAAATTCGGTGTGCCGTTTGATACCGCCTCCCCAAAGGTGGATGAAACGGCGCGGGCCGATGAGTCCGCCGAGCAACTGGTCAGACGGCTTGCCGAAGCCAAGGCCCGCGCGGTGGCCGGACAATTTCCCGACGCACTGATCATCGGCTCCGATCAGGTCGCGGTGATAGACAACAAAATCCTCGGCAAGCCCGGCGATCACGCCAGGGCCGTCGAACAACTGCGCGCCGCTTCCGGCAAGACAGTCACTTTCCTCACCGGGCTGTGCCTCTATAACAGCACTACCGATCATGCCGAGTGTGACGTGGTGCCCTTCAAGGTCCATTTCAGAAAGCTGGATGACAGCCAGATTGAAAACTATTTAGACAAAGAGCAGCCCTACAACTGCGCCGGCAGTTTCAAGTCCGAAGGGCTGGGCATCGCCCTGTTCGAAAAACTCGAAGGTGACGATCCCAATACCCTGATCGGCCTACCGTTAATCAGACTGATACGGATGCTGGAAAAAGAAAACTGGAAGATTATCTAG
- the oadA gene encoding sodium-extruding oxaloacetate decarboxylase subunit alpha: MPKVKITDTILRDAHQSLIATRMRTEDMLPICEKLDQVGYWSLEVWGGATFDACVRFLKEDPWERLRQLREALPNTQLQMLLRGQNLLGYRHYADDVVREFVARAADKGMDIFRIFDAMNDLRNIRVSVEAVKQSGKHAQGAICYTTSPIHTLDRFVQLGKEIQEMGCDSVAIKDMAGLLTPPVTAQLVSALVSELDIPVFTHSHATAGLADMCHYKAVENGATGFDTAISSFSGGTSHPPTESMVAAFKDTEYDPGLDLPLLQEIGFYFREVRKKYHQFESEFTGLDTRVQVNQVPGGMISNLSNQLKEQGALTRMNEVLEEIPRVRKELGYPPLVTPTSQIVGSQAVMNVLAGKRYATITNEVKHYLQGRYGQALGEISPQVQHMAIGNEEVIKCRPADLIPPEMDKLRKEIGPLAKSEEDVLTYAMFPELGRDFLQQREDGKLIPEPLEPPNVNNANGQKAATEFNVTLHGESYHIKLTGRGYPKEHLRPYYVTVDGVPEEILLESLDEIALGGEGGDERHARSAAGKRPRATTPGHVSTSMPGTIVDVLVNVGDEVEAGDPVLITEAMKMETEIQAPIKGIIKAIHVTKGESVNPDEALVEIE; this comes from the coding sequence ATGCCCAAGGTCAAGATTACCGATACTATCCTGCGCGACGCGCATCAATCTCTGATCGCCACGCGCATGCGCACCGAGGACATGCTGCCGATCTGCGAGAAGCTCGATCAGGTCGGTTACTGGTCGCTGGAGGTCTGGGGCGGTGCGACCTTCGATGCCTGTGTGCGGTTTTTAAAAGAGGATCCCTGGGAGCGACTGCGCCAGTTGCGCGAGGCGTTGCCCAACACGCAACTGCAGATGCTGTTGCGCGGTCAGAACCTGCTTGGCTATCGCCACTACGCTGACGATGTGGTGCGCGAGTTCGTCGCCCGGGCCGCGGATAAGGGCATGGACATCTTTCGTATCTTCGATGCCATGAACGATCTGCGCAATATCCGCGTCTCGGTCGAGGCGGTCAAACAAAGCGGCAAGCATGCCCAGGGTGCCATCTGTTACACCACCAGCCCCATTCATACCCTTGATCGCTTTGTACAGCTGGGCAAGGAGATTCAGGAGATGGGCTGCGACAGCGTCGCCATCAAGGACATGGCGGGACTGTTAACCCCGCCGGTCACCGCGCAACTGGTCTCGGCGCTGGTCAGCGAGCTGGATATCCCGGTGTTCACCCATTCGCATGCCACCGCCGGGCTGGCGGACATGTGTCACTACAAGGCGGTGGAAAACGGCGCCACCGGTTTCGATACCGCTATCTCCTCGTTCTCCGGTGGCACCAGCCATCCGCCCACCGAGAGCATGGTCGCCGCCTTCAAGGATACCGAATACGATCCGGGACTCGACCTGCCGCTGCTGCAGGAGATCGGGTTTTACTTTCGCGAGGTGCGCAAGAAGTATCACCAGTTCGAAAGCGAATTCACCGGCCTGGATACCCGCGTGCAGGTCAACCAGGTCCCCGGCGGCATGATCTCCAATCTGTCGAACCAGTTAAAAGAACAGGGTGCCCTCACCCGCATGAATGAAGTCCTCGAGGAGATCCCGCGGGTGCGCAAGGAACTGGGTTATCCGCCACTGGTCACGCCCACCTCACAGATCGTCGGCAGCCAGGCGGTGATGAATGTGCTCGCCGGCAAGCGTTATGCGACCATCACCAACGAGGTGAAACACTATCTGCAGGGCCGCTACGGCCAGGCACTGGGCGAGATCAGCCCGCAGGTACAGCACATGGCCATCGGCAACGAGGAGGTAATCAAATGCCGCCCCGCCGATCTGATCCCGCCGGAAATGGACAAACTGCGCAAGGAGATCGGCCCCCTGGCCAAATCGGAAGAGGATGTGCTGACCTACGCCATGTTCCCGGAACTGGGGCGCGATTTTCTGCAACAGCGCGAGGACGGCAAGCTGATCCCCGAGCCGCTCGAGCCGCCCAACGTCAATAACGCCAATGGCCAGAAGGCCGCCACCGAGTTCAACGTCACCCTGCACGGCGAGAGTTATCACATTAAGCTGACCGGGCGCGGTTATCCCAAGGAACATTTGCGCCCCTACTACGTTACCGTTGACGGGGTGCCCGAAGAGATCCTGCTCGAATCGCTGGATGAGATCGCTCTCGGTGGCGAAGGCGGTGATGAACGCCACGCCCGTTCCGCCGCCGGCAAGCGTCCCCGGGCCACCACCCCTGGCCACGTCTCCACCTCCATGCCCGGCACCATCGTCGATGTGCTGGTCAACGTCGGTGACGAGGTCGAGGCCGGCGATCCGGTACTGATCACCGAAGCGATGAAAATGGAAACCGAGATCCAGGCGCCGATAAAAGGTATCATCAAGGCCATCCACGTCACCAAGGGCGAAAGCGTCAACCCGGACGAGGCGCTGGTGGAGATAGAATAA
- a CDS encoding YceD family protein translates to MSRRQDRLPVQVDPYRLAEQGREYDGELPLRQMKRLLPLLATESGAAAVSLRFGVDEMGVHYLQGTIQVDLSVPCQRCLEAMSCPVDIDLALAFVGSTAEADRLPGGYEPFIVESVPVVLADIIEDELLLALPQIPMHELQECPARDYVAPEEEQDKAGQDNPFQVLADLKTPDKG, encoded by the coding sequence ATGTCAAGACGGCAAGATCGGCTGCCGGTACAGGTCGACCCCTACCGCCTGGCCGAACAGGGCCGGGAATATGATGGGGAGTTGCCCCTGCGCCAGATGAAGCGTCTGTTGCCTCTGTTGGCCACAGAAAGCGGTGCAGCGGCGGTCAGCCTGCGTTTCGGGGTGGATGAGATGGGCGTGCATTATTTGCAGGGCACCATCCAGGTCGATCTCAGCGTACCGTGCCAACGCTGTCTTGAAGCCATGAGCTGTCCGGTCGACATTGACCTGGCGCTCGCGTTTGTAGGTTCCACGGCCGAGGCGGATCGCCTGCCGGGGGGCTATGAACCCTTTATAGTAGAATCGGTGCCCGTGGTGCTGGCGGATATCATCGAGGATGAATTGCTCCTCGCCCTGCCACAGATACCGATGCATGAATTACAGGAATGTCCGGCCCGGGACTATGTGGCGCCGGAGGAAGAACAGGACAAGGCCGGTCAGGACAACCCGTTTCAGGTTCTGGCCGATTTGAAAACACCGGATAAAGGTTAA
- a CDS encoding glycosyltransferase, which produces MSSNYAIIIPAFNEARTLRDIVESALEFSNVVIVVNDGSQDETSQVVKDLPIKLIEHAQNQGKAASLWDGIQEARKHQVDYYITLDGDGQHAPSDIPRLLSKLEQHPDDIIIGARLSDKSAIPAKRYYANRIANFWLAWAAGYPMSDSQSGFRVYPARLFEDLEISTSKRSSFVFESEILIKAAQRGIKSKAVSIPAIYTQDARPSHFRGVRDITLITLMVARHLLLRGMYPQGLYRSAIKPRLLPDYQGKPEYAGYLMGLLSTLVIIMTLGISLLGSLLYVRKTVRAATCRADYDFVVILGKQLKNNKPDREYIERLETAYQLYDKNSHLEFYLLGGITTDSEISESSAGADYLIEQGVKPAQIHCEEQSRNTLENLAQLRESFPSSDLKIILITSPYHLARAGSMARQFGFKVSLCPANTINSKKMIARYIGEAILLHWYITGLIYSRITHNRAWLSRISAR; this is translated from the coding sequence ATGTCCAGCAACTACGCCATCATTATTCCTGCTTTTAACGAGGCCAGAACACTACGCGATATTGTCGAATCCGCATTAGAGTTTTCTAATGTTGTGATCGTCGTGAATGACGGATCACAGGATGAAACGTCGCAGGTGGTTAAAGATCTACCAATCAAACTGATTGAACACGCACAAAACCAGGGGAAGGCGGCAAGCCTCTGGGATGGCATCCAGGAAGCCAGAAAACACCAGGTCGACTATTACATAACGCTCGATGGGGACGGCCAGCATGCTCCGTCTGACATTCCACGCTTGCTCAGTAAACTGGAACAACATCCGGACGATATCATTATCGGGGCACGTCTGTCGGACAAGTCGGCAATCCCGGCAAAACGCTACTATGCCAACCGGATTGCCAACTTCTGGCTGGCCTGGGCAGCGGGTTACCCGATGTCCGACAGTCAGTCCGGGTTCAGGGTCTACCCTGCCCGGCTGTTTGAGGATCTTGAAATATCCACTTCGAAACGTAGCAGCTTTGTTTTCGAGAGTGAGATTCTAATCAAGGCAGCGCAACGGGGCATCAAGAGCAAGGCTGTCAGCATACCGGCGATCTATACCCAGGATGCGCGTCCAAGTCACTTTCGAGGGGTCAGGGATATCACACTGATTACGCTCATGGTAGCCCGACATCTGCTACTGCGAGGAATGTATCCGCAAGGCCTGTATCGCTCGGCAATCAAACCCCGATTATTACCCGATTATCAGGGCAAACCTGAATATGCCGGTTATCTTATGGGTCTGCTCTCCACACTGGTCATTATTATGACCCTCGGAATCTCTCTACTGGGGAGCCTCTTGTATGTCAGAAAAACAGTCAGAGCGGCAACATGCCGTGCAGACTACGATTTCGTGGTGATACTTGGCAAACAACTGAAAAACAACAAGCCGGATCGAGAATACATAGAACGACTGGAAACCGCATACCAGCTTTATGACAAGAACAGCCATCTCGAGTTTTATCTGTTAGGCGGGATTACCACGGATTCGGAAATCAGCGAATCAAGCGCGGGTGCGGACTATCTGATAGAACAGGGTGTAAAACCTGCACAGATTCATTGCGAGGAACAATCACGCAATACGTTGGAAAATCTCGCACAACTTCGCGAAAGTTTTCCTTCTAGCGACCTGAAGATCATCCTGATCACGAGCCCTTACCATCTTGCGCGCGCTGGCTCCATGGCCAGGCAATTCGGATTTAAGGTTAGCCTCTGTCCGGCAAATACAATCAACTCAAAGAAAATGATCGCAAGATACATCGGTGAAGCAATTTTACTGCACTGGTATATTACAGGCCTCATATACTCCAGAATAACCCATAACAGAGCCTGGCTATCGCGCATTAGTGCCAGATAA
- a CDS encoding acetyl-CoA carboxylase biotin carboxylase subunit, with translation MIKKILIANRGEIAVRIIRACAELGIKSVAVYSEADRYALHVKKADEAYSLGPDTVAGYLNAHRLVNLAVATGCDALHPGYGFLSENPELAEICARRNIHFIGPESRVIRQMGDKTRARDLMRKAGVPVTPGSDGNVADLDDAVNVASAIGYPVMLKATSGGGGRGIRRCDNEQELRRNYGRVISEAEKAFGSAEVFIEKYIGNPRHIEVQILADQHGNVIHLLERDCSIQRRHQKLLEIAPSPQLTDEQRQLLGDLAVRAAGAVGYTNAGTVEFLMDSGENFYFMEMNTRLQVEHPVTEAITGVDIVQEQIRIASGLTLSFSQQDIRRNGYAIEFRINAEDPKNDFLPSFGRITRYFAPGGPGVRTDGAIYTGYEIPPYYDSMCAKLIVWAPTWDGVIDRSLRALQDIGVYGVKTTIPYHMEILRNAEFQSGHFNTSFVESHPELIDYSERRDDRAIAATIAAAIAANMGL, from the coding sequence ATGATCAAAAAAATCCTGATAGCCAACCGCGGCGAGATCGCGGTGCGAATCATCCGTGCCTGCGCCGAACTGGGCATCAAATCGGTGGCGGTCTATTCGGAAGCCGACCGCTACGCCCTGCATGTCAAAAAGGCCGACGAGGCCTACAGCCTGGGCCCGGACACCGTCGCCGGCTATCTCAACGCCCACCGGCTGGTCAATCTGGCTGTGGCGACCGGCTGTGACGCCCTGCACCCCGGTTACGGCTTCCTGTCGGAAAATCCGGAGCTGGCCGAAATCTGCGCCCGGCGCAATATCCACTTCATCGGGCCCGAGTCGCGGGTCATCCGCCAGATGGGCGACAAGACCCGGGCCCGCGACCTGATGCGCAAGGCCGGGGTCCCCGTCACCCCCGGCAGCGACGGCAATGTCGCCGATCTGGACGACGCCGTGAACGTGGCCAGTGCCATCGGCTATCCGGTCATGCTCAAGGCCACCTCCGGCGGCGGTGGCCGGGGCATCCGCCGCTGCGACAACGAGCAGGAACTGCGGCGCAATTACGGCCGGGTTATCTCCGAGGCCGAAAAAGCCTTTGGCAGCGCCGAGGTGTTTATCGAAAAATACATCGGCAATCCGCGCCATATCGAGGTGCAGATCCTGGCCGACCAGCACGGTAACGTCATCCATTTGCTGGAGCGGGACTGCTCCATCCAGCGCCGCCACCAGAAACTGCTGGAAATCGCCCCCTCCCCCCAACTCACCGACGAGCAGCGCCAGTTGCTCGGCGATCTGGCCGTGCGCGCCGCCGGGGCGGTCGGCTATACCAATGCCGGCACGGTCGAGTTTTTGATGGACAGTGGCGAGAATTTCTATTTCATGGAGATGAATACCCGCCTGCAGGTGGAACACCCGGTCACCGAGGCGATCACCGGGGTCGATATCGTGCAGGAACAGATCCGCATCGCTTCGGGGCTGACCCTGAGCTTCAGCCAGCAGGACATCCGGCGCAATGGTTACGCGATTGAATTTCGCATTAACGCCGAGGATCCGAAAAACGACTTTCTGCCCAGCTTCGGGCGTATCACCCGTTACTTTGCCCCCGGCGGCCCCGGCGTGCGCACCGACGGCGCCATCTATACCGGTTACGAGATTCCGCCCTATTACGATTCCATGTGCGCCAAGCTCATCGTCTGGGCCCCGACCTGGGACGGCGTCATCGACCGTTCCCTGCGCGCGCTGCAGGACATCGGCGTTTACGGCGTCAAGACTACCATTCCCTATCATATGGAAATCCTGCGCAACGCCGAATTTCAGTCCGGGCATTTCAATACCAGCTTCGTCGAATCCCATCCGGAGCTGATCGACTACTCCGAGCGGCGCGACGATCGCGCCATCGCCGCCACCATCGCCGCGGCGATCGCGGCGAACATGGGACTGTGA